ATTTGTCTATAATTGGGGATTAGCAGAAAAAATTAAAGCATACACAACAAGCAAGAAAACATTATCTTGTTTTGATTTAACTAACCAATTAACAAAGAAGAAAAAAGAGCCAGAATTTGAATGGTTGCAAGAAACATATGCTCAAGTATTACAGATGTCATTAAGGAACTTAGATAACGCCTTCACTGCTTTTTTTAGAAAGCAAAATAGGTTTCCTAAGTTTAAGCATAAAAACTCAAAACAATCAACATCTTATCCACAAGGAATAAAAGTAGACTTTGACAATCAAACAATACGCATTCCAAAGGTTGGATGGGTAACAATAGTAATAGATAGGAAATTTGAGGGTAAAATAAAAACCGTTACGGTGAGCAAAACTGTAACTGACAAATATTTTGCCAACATATTAGTAGAGGATGATAAACCTTTGCCAGATAAGGTTAATGTAACAGAAGAAGGGACAGTCGGAGTAGATGTTGGGTTAAAGGATTTTGCGATACTTTCCACAGGCGAGAAGATACCCAACCCTAAGTATCTTAGGAATGCTGAAATACGGTTAGCAGTTAAGCAAAGGCAGTTAAGCAGGAAAAAGAAGGGTAGTAATAAGAGAATTAAGGCAAAGAAAGACGTTGCTTTAGTATATGAGAAAATAAGCAACCAAAGGTCAGATTTTATCCACAAAATTAGCTCAAAGCTAATCAGCGAAAACCAAGCAGTGGTGATTGAAGACTTAAATATCTCTGGTATGCTTAAAAATCATTGTCTTGCCAAAGGAATATCAGATGTAGCTTGGAGTAAGCTATTCGGCTTTCTTGCCTATAAATCCGATTGGTATGGCAAGACCTTGATACAGATAGGCAGATTTTCCCTATCAAGCAAAATCTGTAATATCTGCGGAGAAGTGAACCACAATCTGAAATTATCAGACAGAGAGTGGGTTTGTTCAGAATGCAAGACCA
The nucleotide sequence above comes from bacterium. Encoded proteins:
- the tnpB gene encoding IS200/IS605 family element transposase accessory protein TnpB, translated to MLKAYKYRLFPIREQKEILAKQFGCARFVYNWGLAEKIKAYTTSKKTLSCFDLTNQLTKKKKEPEFEWLQETYAQVLQMSLRNLDNAFTAFFRKQNRFPKFKHKNSKQSTSYPQGIKVDFDNQTIRIPKVGWVTIVIDRKFEGKIKTVTVSKTVTDKYFANILVEDDKPLPDKVNVTEEGTVGVDVGLKDFAILSTGEKIPNPKYLRNAEIRLAVKQRQLSRKKKGSNKRIKAKKDVALVYEKISNQRSDFIHKISSKLISENQAVVIEDLNISGMLKNHCLAKGISDVAWSKLFGFLAYKSDWYGKTLIQIGRFSLSSKICNICGEVNHNLKLSDREWVCSECKTKHDRDINAAINIKKFGLLGGKVISTRINKATLSG